In Nocardioides conyzicola, one genomic interval encodes:
- a CDS encoding sulfatase-like hydrolase/transferase, producing MTERRRNILFLMTDQHRVDTLGAYGNPHVPTPAVDELARTGTRFDRWYTPTAICTPARASLLTGQAPFRHKVLANAERNVGYVEDLPDDAFTFPVALREAGYNTGLVGKWHAGTVREPADYGLDGVHLPGWHNPVDHPDYLAYLDERGLPPYAISDRIRGTLPNGGPGNLLAARLHQPVEATFEHYLATRAIELLERYAEDVHRDDKPFYLGLHFFGPHLPYVIPDHYFDLIDPESVELPRSIAETFEGKPAVHANYSAHWTFDTMPIEVTRKLIAVYWGYVALIDEQVARVLAAADRLGLRDDTAVFFTCDHGEFTGSHRLHDKGPAMYEDIYRTPGIVRIPGGPEGEVRQEFVSLLDCTATILDLAGLDQAPAVDSRSLLPLVRGEQPEWADDIVAEFHGHHFPYPQRMLREDRFKLVVNPADTNELYDLHTDPDELQNRYHHPEMASVRGRMMHRLYTLLRERDDRFYHWMTSMYDVGELDYDPMMSGLDESTYVQVP from the coding sequence GTGACCGAACGGCGCAGGAACATCCTGTTCCTGATGACCGATCAGCACCGGGTCGACACCCTCGGCGCCTACGGCAACCCGCACGTGCCGACGCCCGCGGTCGACGAGCTCGCCCGGACGGGCACCCGCTTCGACCGGTGGTACACACCGACCGCGATCTGCACGCCGGCGCGCGCGAGCCTGCTCACGGGGCAGGCGCCGTTCCGCCACAAGGTCCTGGCCAACGCCGAGCGCAACGTCGGGTACGTCGAGGACCTGCCCGACGACGCGTTCACCTTCCCGGTCGCCCTCCGGGAGGCGGGCTACAACACCGGGCTCGTCGGGAAGTGGCACGCCGGCACCGTCCGTGAGCCCGCGGACTACGGCCTCGACGGGGTCCACCTGCCGGGCTGGCACAACCCGGTCGACCACCCGGACTACCTCGCCTACCTGGACGAGCGCGGGCTCCCGCCGTACGCGATCAGCGACCGGATCCGCGGCACGCTGCCCAACGGCGGGCCCGGCAACCTGCTGGCCGCGCGCCTGCACCAGCCCGTCGAGGCGACGTTCGAGCACTACCTGGCCACGCGGGCCATCGAGCTGCTCGAGCGGTACGCCGAGGACGTCCATCGCGACGACAAGCCGTTCTACCTCGGCCTGCACTTCTTCGGACCGCACCTGCCCTACGTCATCCCCGACCACTACTTCGACCTGATCGACCCGGAGTCCGTCGAGCTGCCGCGGTCGATCGCGGAGACGTTCGAGGGCAAGCCGGCGGTGCACGCCAACTACAGCGCGCACTGGACCTTCGACACGATGCCGATCGAGGTGACGCGCAAGCTGATCGCCGTCTACTGGGGCTACGTCGCCCTGATCGACGAGCAGGTGGCCCGGGTGCTGGCCGCAGCGGACAGGCTCGGCCTGCGCGACGACACGGCCGTCTTCTTCACGTGCGACCACGGCGAGTTCACCGGCAGCCACCGGCTGCACGACAAGGGCCCGGCGATGTACGAGGACATCTACCGCACGCCCGGGATCGTCCGGATCCCTGGCGGACCGGAGGGCGAGGTGCGCCAGGAGTTCGTGAGCCTGCTCGACTGCACGGCGACCATCCTCGACCTGGCGGGGCTGGACCAGGCGCCGGCCGTCGACTCCCGCAGCCTGCTGCCGCTCGTGCGCGGCGAGCAGCCGGAGTGGGCCGACGACATCGTCGCGGAGTTCCACGGCCACCACTTCCCGTACCCCCAGCGGATGTTGCGCGAGGACCGCTTCAAGCTCGTGGTGAACCCGGCCGACACCAACGAGCTCTACGACCTGCACACCGATCCCGACGAGCTGCAGAACCGCTACCACCACCCGGAGATGGCGTCCGTCCGCGGGCGGATGATGCACCGGCTCTACACGCTGCTGCGGGAGCGGGACGACCGGTTCTACCACTGGATGACGTCGATGTACGACGTCGGCGAGCTCGACTACGACCCGATGATGAGCGGGCTCGACGAGTCGACGTACGTGCAGGTGCCATGA
- a CDS encoding ABC transporter ATP-binding protein, with translation MTTAPVPLDAPKISVRHVGKRFDNGFVALGDVSLDVEDNEFVTIVGPSGCGKSTLLNILAGLEEPSGGEALVDGVPVDGPGPERGVIFQQYALFPWLTVRQNIEFGLRTTRVAKAERRRRVEHYLDLVGLTAFADELPKTLSGGMKQRCAIARAYAVHPEILLMDEPFGAVDALTRVRLQEQLLATWSQERRTVVFITHDVDEAVFLANRVVVMAAGPGRIQEIVEVDLPYPRTEELRLSPEFTALRNRVWSAVYHQGATPSGAPPTTS, from the coding sequence ATGACCACCGCACCCGTCCCCCTGGACGCGCCGAAGATCTCGGTGCGCCACGTCGGGAAGCGCTTCGACAACGGCTTCGTCGCCCTCGGCGACGTCTCGCTCGACGTCGAGGACAACGAGTTCGTCACCATCGTCGGCCCGTCCGGCTGCGGCAAGAGCACGCTGCTCAACATCCTCGCCGGCCTCGAGGAGCCCAGCGGCGGCGAGGCGCTCGTCGACGGCGTCCCGGTCGACGGCCCGGGCCCCGAGCGTGGCGTCATCTTCCAGCAGTACGCGCTCTTCCCCTGGCTCACGGTGCGGCAGAACATCGAGTTCGGGCTGCGCACCACGCGGGTCGCCAAGGCCGAGCGGCGCCGGCGCGTCGAGCACTACCTCGACCTGGTCGGGCTCACGGCGTTCGCCGACGAGCTGCCCAAGACCCTGTCGGGCGGCATGAAGCAGCGCTGCGCGATCGCCCGGGCGTACGCCGTGCACCCCGAGATCCTGCTGATGGACGAGCCCTTCGGCGCCGTCGACGCGCTGACCCGGGTCCGGCTCCAAGAGCAGCTGCTCGCCACCTGGAGCCAGGAGCGCCGCACGGTCGTCTTCATCACCCACGACGTCGACGAGGCGGTGTTCCTCGCCAACCGCGTGGTCGTCATGGCGGCGGGACCGGGCCGCATCCAGGAGATCGTCGAGGTCGACCTCCCCTACCCCCGGACCGAGGAGCTCCGACTGAGCCCGGAGTTCACCGCCCTCCGCAACCGCGTCTGGAGCGCGGTCTACCACCAAGGAGCCACTCCCTCGGGGGCGCCGCCGACGACGTCCTGA
- a CDS encoding aspartate aminotransferase family protein → MTTTRELDRKHVFHSWSAQAEISPMVITAARGSYVWDDEDRRYLDFSSQLVFTNIGHQHPRVVAAIKEQADRLCTIAPAMANEQRAQAAELISEIAPDGFTKVFFTNGGADANEHAVRMARLQTGRFKVLTAYRSYHGGTQTAINLTGDPRRFANDTATAGAVHFFGPFLYRSEFHATTEAEECERALAHLRRTIEAEGPQTIAAILLETIPGTAGIFAPPPGYLPGVRALCDEHGIQLILDEVMAGFGRAGSWLALDRYDVRPDLITFAKGVNSGYVPLGGVIISDDIAATFDHTPYPGGLTYSGHPLACAAAVATIHTMRDEGIVENADRLGREIFAPGLAEIAERHACVGEVRGVGAFWALDLVSDPDSRAMLSPGGLNDVVNACKSAGLLPFANTNRIHVVPPCTMSDDEAREGLAILDEALKAGDVHVG, encoded by the coding sequence ATGACCACCACCCGTGAGCTCGACCGCAAGCACGTCTTCCACTCCTGGTCCGCCCAGGCCGAGATCAGCCCGATGGTCATCACGGCCGCGCGCGGGTCCTACGTCTGGGATGACGAGGACCGCCGCTACCTCGACTTCTCGAGCCAGCTGGTCTTCACCAACATCGGCCACCAGCACCCGCGCGTCGTCGCGGCGATCAAGGAGCAGGCCGACCGGCTCTGCACGATCGCCCCGGCGATGGCCAACGAGCAGCGGGCCCAGGCCGCGGAGCTGATCTCGGAGATCGCACCCGACGGCTTCACCAAGGTGTTCTTCACCAACGGCGGCGCCGACGCCAACGAGCACGCCGTCCGCATGGCGCGGCTGCAGACCGGCCGCTTCAAGGTGCTCACGGCCTACCGCAGCTATCACGGCGGCACCCAGACCGCGATCAACCTGACCGGCGACCCGCGCCGGTTCGCCAACGACACCGCGACCGCGGGCGCCGTGCACTTCTTCGGGCCGTTCCTCTACCGCTCGGAGTTCCATGCGACCACCGAGGCCGAGGAGTGCGAGCGCGCGCTCGCCCACCTGCGCCGCACCATCGAGGCCGAGGGCCCGCAGACGATCGCGGCGATCCTGCTCGAGACGATCCCGGGCACCGCGGGCATCTTCGCGCCGCCGCCGGGCTACCTCCCCGGCGTCCGCGCGCTGTGCGACGAGCACGGCATCCAGCTGATCCTCGACGAGGTGATGGCCGGCTTCGGCCGCGCCGGCAGCTGGCTCGCGCTCGACCGGTACGACGTCCGCCCCGACCTGATCACCTTCGCCAAGGGCGTCAACTCCGGCTACGTCCCGCTGGGCGGCGTCATCATCAGCGACGACATCGCGGCGACCTTCGACCACACGCCCTACCCCGGCGGGCTCACCTACTCCGGCCACCCGCTCGCCTGCGCGGCCGCGGTCGCCACGATCCACACGATGCGCGACGAGGGCATCGTCGAGAACGCCGACCGCCTCGGGCGCGAGATCTTCGCGCCCGGCCTGGCGGAGATCGCCGAACGGCACGCCTGCGTCGGCGAGGTCCGCGGCGTCGGTGCCTTCTGGGCGCTCGACCTGGTCAGCGACCCCGACAGCAGGGCCATGCTCTCGCCGGGTGGGCTGAACGACGTGGTCAACGCCTGCAAGTCCGCCGGGCTGCTGCCCTTCGCCAACACCAACCGGATCCACGTGGTCCCGCCGTGCACGATGAGCGACGACGAGGCGCGCGAGGGGCTCGCCATCCTCGACGAGGCGCTCAAGGCCGGCGACGTCCACGTTGGCTGA
- a CDS encoding ROK family transcriptional regulator: protein MNPTNVQALVRRTHEERVLAALRERGGLSRSQIAERVGLSRTTLSEITGVLIGRGAIIVTKTDGDVRRGSGRRAELLALDPSSGQFLGVDLGHTRVRMVVADAAHEELASGVATYDASLGWPARRQAAFDLIDAVAVEHGLHFGALQGIAVGVAGPDAGARHAAHEAFAERFDCPVVVDNNTRLAALAEAMTEDTPGDLAYVRLSDGIGGGLVIGGRLVAGGLGAAGEFGHVRVVRGDQPGARCRCGKRGCLETVASLPAVIAAAGVPDAAALAAAVAAGDPDATSAVDTAADALAKVLADAALVLSPARIVIGGSLPRVAPQIVARVAAAVGAELAAVGSGLPDVRAARLDDEDGVRGAIAALYQQSPLLAGYVDPLEPPTTVSRGSARV, encoded by the coding sequence GTGAACCCGACCAACGTGCAGGCCCTCGTGCGCCGCACCCACGAGGAGCGCGTGCTCGCCGCCCTCCGCGAGCGCGGCGGCCTCAGCCGCTCGCAGATCGCGGAGCGGGTCGGGCTCTCGCGCACCACGCTGTCGGAGATCACCGGGGTCCTCATCGGGCGCGGCGCCATCATCGTGACCAAGACCGACGGCGACGTACGCCGCGGCAGCGGCCGCCGCGCCGAGCTCCTGGCCCTCGACCCGTCGTCGGGCCAGTTCCTCGGCGTCGATCTCGGGCACACGCGCGTGCGCATGGTCGTGGCGGACGCCGCCCACGAGGAGCTCGCCAGCGGGGTCGCGACGTACGACGCCTCCCTCGGCTGGCCCGCACGCCGCCAGGCGGCGTTCGACCTGATCGACGCGGTGGCCGTGGAGCACGGCCTGCACTTCGGCGCCCTCCAGGGCATCGCCGTCGGCGTGGCCGGGCCCGACGCGGGAGCCCGGCACGCGGCGCACGAGGCGTTCGCCGAGCGGTTCGACTGCCCCGTCGTCGTGGACAACAACACCCGGCTGGCAGCGCTCGCCGAGGCGATGACCGAGGACACTCCCGGCGACCTCGCCTACGTGCGCCTCTCCGACGGCATCGGGGGTGGTCTCGTCATCGGCGGCCGCCTGGTCGCCGGCGGACTCGGTGCCGCCGGCGAGTTCGGCCACGTGCGCGTCGTCCGGGGCGACCAGCCAGGGGCGCGGTGCCGGTGCGGCAAGCGCGGCTGCCTGGAGACGGTCGCCTCGCTGCCCGCCGTCATCGCCGCCGCCGGCGTACCCGACGCCGCGGCGCTCGCCGCCGCCGTGGCCGCCGGCGACCCGGACGCGACCTCAGCCGTCGACACCGCCGCCGACGCGCTGGCCAAGGTCCTGGCCGACGCCGCGCTCGTGCTCAGCCCCGCCCGCATCGTCATCGGGGGCAGCCTGCCGCGCGTGGCTCCCCAGATCGTCGCCCGGGTCGCCGCCGCTGTCGGCGCCGAGCTGGCGGCGGTCGGCAGCGGCCTCCCGGACGTCCGCGCCGCCCGCCTGGACGACGAGGACGGCGTCCGCGGGGCGATCGCCGCGCTCTACCAGCAGTCGCCGCTGCTCGCGGGGTACGTCGACCCGCTCGAGCCGCCCACCACCGTCAGTCGAGGGAGCGCACGTGTCTGA
- a CDS encoding aliphatic sulfonate ABC transporter substrate-binding protein gives MKKLLAVAAITATLSTALTACGGSDDSDAGTKITFGYIGDFNGTSLLAVAEKEGLWKDAGIDVDTKVFTDGPTQITALGAGSLDYGYIGPGAVWLPASGQAKIIAVNTLGNADRVIAQPGIDSIEDLKGKKVAVPEGTSGDMILGLALDAAGMSRDDVDIVPMDPPTIVSAFSAGKVDAAGTFYPSIDTIKQQVPDLVELAKDSDFSDDFSFPNAFVAGNDTPDATNAKVVAVLREAMDYRAAHPEEAVKATADMLDQPVDAVEKDASHNQLLTSEELDGYTQDGTIDAWFSALEDFFVTAGKLDKPVDPSEFYLGDDFVAAGK, from the coding sequence ATGAAGAAGCTCCTCGCCGTCGCCGCCATCACCGCGACGCTCTCCACCGCCCTCACCGCCTGCGGCGGGTCCGACGACTCGGACGCCGGCACCAAGATCACGTTCGGCTACATCGGCGACTTCAACGGCACCAGCCTGCTGGCCGTGGCCGAGAAGGAGGGCCTCTGGAAGGACGCCGGCATCGACGTCGACACCAAGGTCTTCACCGACGGCCCGACCCAGATCACGGCACTCGGCGCCGGCAGCCTCGACTACGGCTACATCGGCCCCGGCGCGGTCTGGCTGCCGGCCTCCGGCCAGGCCAAGATCATCGCGGTCAACACCCTCGGCAACGCCGACCGGGTCATCGCCCAGCCGGGCATCGACTCGATCGAGGACCTCAAGGGCAAGAAGGTCGCCGTGCCCGAGGGCACCTCGGGCGACATGATCCTCGGTCTCGCGCTGGACGCGGCCGGCATGTCCCGCGACGACGTCGACATCGTGCCGATGGACCCGCCGACGATCGTCTCGGCCTTCAGCGCCGGCAAGGTCGACGCGGCCGGCACGTTCTACCCGTCGATCGACACCATCAAGCAGCAGGTCCCCGACCTGGTCGAGCTCGCCAAGGACAGCGACTTCTCCGACGACTTCTCCTTCCCCAACGCCTTCGTGGCCGGCAACGACACCCCCGACGCCACCAACGCGAAGGTGGTCGCCGTGCTGCGCGAGGCGATGGACTACCGGGCCGCGCACCCGGAGGAGGCGGTCAAGGCGACCGCGGACATGCTCGACCAGCCGGTGGACGCCGTCGAGAAGGACGCGAGCCACAACCAGCTGCTCACCTCCGAGGAGCTCGACGGCTACACGCAGGACGGCACCATCGACGCGTGGTTCTCGGCGCTCGAGGACTTCTTCGTCACCGCCGGCAAGCTGGACAAGCCGGTCGACCCGTCGGAGTTCTACCTGGGCGACGACTTCGTGGCGGCCGGCAAGTGA
- a CDS encoding FAD-dependent oxidoreductase, whose amino-acid sequence MADATAYERNAPAPAAVEAALAPSRHGVFWLEDAPGTTYDALAGAATADLAIVGGGYCGLWTAVLAKRRNPGARVVLLEANTVGWAASGRNGGFVEASLTHGEDNGRSRWPEEYDELERLGTANLDALEADVRALGIDCQLERTGQLAVAVEEHQVAWLRSSEDFLDRDAVRAEIDSPLFLAGEWSRDDCALVHPARLARELARVATELGVEIHEGSRVTGLDAPTRGPVVVRTPGGLVTADRVALATNVFPSLLRRTRLMTVPVYDYVLMTEPLSDAQLASVGWAHRQGLGDLANQFHYSRLTADNRILWGGYDAIYPTGGRVRASYEERPATFTTLASHFLAAFPQLEGLTFSHRWAGAIDTSTQFVAFHGLASRGRVAYAAGFTGLGVGATRFAAEVMLDRLSGLSTERTRLEMVRRRPLPFPPEPFASVGINATRWSLDRADHRQGRRNAFLKALDAVGLGFDS is encoded by the coding sequence TTGGCTGACGCCACGGCGTACGAACGCAACGCGCCGGCGCCGGCCGCGGTCGAGGCCGCGCTGGCGCCGTCGCGGCACGGCGTCTTCTGGCTCGAGGACGCACCGGGCACGACGTACGACGCCCTGGCCGGCGCGGCGACCGCCGACCTCGCCATCGTCGGCGGTGGCTACTGCGGGCTCTGGACCGCGGTGCTCGCCAAGCGCCGCAACCCCGGCGCCCGGGTGGTCCTGCTCGAGGCGAACACGGTCGGGTGGGCGGCGTCGGGCCGCAACGGCGGCTTCGTCGAGGCCAGCCTCACCCACGGCGAGGACAACGGGCGGTCCCGCTGGCCCGAGGAGTACGACGAGCTCGAGCGGCTCGGCACCGCCAACCTGGACGCCCTCGAGGCCGACGTGCGCGCCCTCGGGATCGACTGCCAGCTCGAGCGCACCGGCCAGCTGGCCGTCGCCGTCGAGGAGCACCAGGTCGCGTGGCTGCGGTCGTCCGAGGACTTCCTCGACCGCGACGCCGTCCGCGCCGAGATCGACAGCCCGCTCTTCCTCGCCGGCGAGTGGAGCCGCGACGACTGCGCGCTGGTGCACCCCGCACGCCTGGCCCGCGAGCTGGCCCGCGTCGCCACGGAGCTCGGCGTCGAGATCCACGAGGGCAGCCGGGTCACCGGACTCGACGCACCGACCCGCGGCCCGGTCGTCGTCCGCACCCCAGGAGGCTTGGTCACCGCCGACCGGGTGGCGCTCGCGACCAACGTCTTCCCGTCGCTGCTGCGGCGTACCCGGCTGATGACGGTGCCGGTCTACGACTACGTGCTGATGACCGAGCCGCTGTCCGACGCGCAGCTGGCGTCGGTCGGCTGGGCCCACCGGCAGGGCCTGGGCGACCTGGCCAACCAGTTCCACTACTCGCGGCTGACCGCCGACAACCGGATCCTGTGGGGCGGGTACGACGCGATCTACCCGACGGGCGGGCGGGTGCGGGCGTCGTACGAGGAGCGCCCGGCGACGTTCACGACGCTGGCGTCGCACTTCCTCGCGGCGTTCCCGCAGCTGGAGGGGCTGACCTTCAGCCACCGGTGGGCGGGCGCGATCGACACGTCGACGCAGTTCGTCGCGTTCCACGGCCTCGCGTCGCGCGGACGGGTGGCGTACGCCGCCGGCTTCACCGGACTCGGCGTCGGCGCGACCCGGTTCGCCGCCGAGGTGATGCTCGACCGGCTGTCCGGGCTGTCGACCGAGCGCACCCGGCTCGAGATGGTGCGCCGCCGGCCGCTGCCCTTCCCGCCGGAGCCGTTCGCGTCCGTCGGCATCAACGCGACCCGCTGGTCGCTCGACCGGGCCGACCACCGCCAAGGCCGGCGCAACGCCTTCCTGAAGGCCCTCGACGCCGTAGGACTGGGGTTCGACTCATGA
- a CDS encoding cupin domain-containing protein — translation MSDRVLTTDVHTADLAPLTTLGGTEVGLWGMAPGVDHDTEVDEVFVVLTGRGTVEFEDGEVVALAPGVAVRLRAGERTTWTVTETLRKVYVTV, via the coding sequence ATGAGCGACCGCGTGCTGACCACCGACGTCCACACCGCCGACCTGGCCCCGCTGACCACGCTGGGCGGCACCGAGGTCGGCCTGTGGGGCATGGCCCCCGGGGTCGACCACGACACCGAGGTCGACGAGGTGTTCGTGGTGCTCACCGGCCGTGGCACCGTCGAGTTCGAGGACGGCGAGGTGGTGGCGCTGGCCCCCGGCGTCGCCGTACGGCTCCGGGCCGGCGAGCGCACCACGTGGACCGTCACCGAGACGCTGCGCAAGGTCTACGTCACCGTGTGA
- a CDS encoding CoA-acylating methylmalonate-semialdehyde dehydrogenase, translating to MTTISHWIDGKAHPGSGARVGDVTNPATGLVTGQVVFAGPEEIEAAVASAKKAASDWASTSVSARTQVVFRFRELLNSRKEELAAIITAEHGKVLSDALGEVARGQEVVEFACGIPHLLKGGNSPQVSTGVDVKSLRQPLGVVGIISPFNFPAMVPMWFFPIAIAAGNAVVLKPSEKDPSAAVWMAELWQEAGLPDGVFTVLQGDKVAVDGLLDHPDVASISFVGSTPIAEYVYERASRAGKRVQALGGAKNHMVVLPDADLDLAADAAVSAGYGSAGERCMAISVVVAVGDTGDTLVQKIAERTATLQIGDGARDPDMGPLVTRVHRDKVASYVDAGAADGATLVVDGREVDADGAADGFWLGPTLFDHVTPTMSVYTDEIFGPVLSVVRADTYQEALDLVNANRYGNGTAIFTSNGGAARAFEQDVQVGMIGVNVPIPVPMAYYSFGGWKASLFGDTHAHGTEGVHFFTRGKVVTTRWPDPGTAGGLELAFPKNH from the coding sequence CGGCCAGGTCGTCTTCGCCGGCCCCGAGGAGATCGAGGCCGCGGTCGCGTCGGCCAAGAAGGCGGCCAGCGACTGGGCGAGCACGTCGGTCAGCGCGCGCACCCAGGTCGTCTTCCGCTTCCGCGAGCTGCTCAACTCCCGCAAGGAGGAGCTGGCCGCGATCATCACCGCCGAGCACGGCAAGGTCCTGTCGGACGCCCTCGGCGAGGTGGCCCGCGGCCAGGAGGTCGTCGAGTTCGCGTGCGGCATCCCGCACCTGCTCAAGGGCGGCAACTCCCCGCAGGTCTCGACCGGCGTCGACGTGAAGAGCCTCCGGCAGCCGCTCGGCGTCGTCGGCATCATCAGCCCCTTCAACTTCCCGGCGATGGTCCCGATGTGGTTCTTCCCGATCGCGATCGCGGCGGGCAACGCCGTGGTGCTCAAGCCCAGCGAGAAGGACCCGTCGGCCGCGGTCTGGATGGCCGAGCTGTGGCAGGAGGCCGGCCTCCCCGACGGCGTCTTCACCGTGCTCCAGGGCGACAAGGTCGCCGTCGACGGCCTGCTCGACCACCCCGACGTCGCGTCGATCAGCTTCGTCGGCTCGACCCCCATCGCCGAGTACGTCTACGAACGCGCCAGCCGCGCCGGCAAGCGGGTGCAGGCCCTCGGCGGCGCCAAGAACCACATGGTCGTCCTCCCCGACGCCGACCTCGACCTGGCCGCGGACGCCGCCGTCAGCGCGGGCTACGGCTCGGCGGGCGAGCGCTGCATGGCGATCAGCGTCGTGGTCGCGGTCGGCGACACCGGCGACACGCTCGTGCAGAAGATCGCCGAACGCACCGCCACCCTGCAGATCGGCGACGGCGCGCGCGACCCGGACATGGGCCCGCTGGTCACCCGCGTGCACCGCGACAAGGTGGCGTCGTACGTCGACGCCGGCGCGGCCGACGGAGCGACCCTGGTCGTGGACGGGCGGGAGGTCGACGCGGACGGCGCGGCCGACGGCTTCTGGCTCGGCCCCACGCTCTTCGACCACGTCACCCCGACCATGAGCGTCTACACCGACGAGATCTTCGGGCCGGTGCTCTCCGTGGTCCGCGCGGACACCTACCAGGAGGCGCTCGATCTGGTGAACGCCAACCGGTACGGCAACGGCACCGCGATCTTCACCAGCAACGGCGGCGCCGCCCGCGCCTTCGAGCAGGACGTGCAGGTCGGCATGATCGGCGTCAACGTCCCGATCCCGGTCCCGATGGCCTACTACTCCTTCGGCGGCTGGAAGGCGTCGCTCTTCGGCGACACCCACGCCCACGGCACCGAGGGTGTGCACTTCTTCACCCGGGGCAAGGTGGTCACGACGCGGTGGCCCGATCCCGGGACCGCCGGTGGCCTCGAGCTGGCCTTCCCCAAGAACCACTGA
- a CDS encoding ABC transporter permease: MSESVLVQGAASGGGLPDPLPTGPPPVSRRGRTTSRWRGLALNLLSAVLGIGIWWGFAASGYNLPTPPEVASRFVDLIRAGTLQEDVFASLRRVLIGFALGVAAAVPVGFLMGWYPIARGLLEPWVQFFRTIPPLALIPLTIVLMGIDETPKIFVIFLAAFLACVIATFQGVVSVDRTLINAARVLGAGDLTIFRRVVVPASMPFILVGMRVGLGSSWATLVAAEIIGAQEGLGHRMQNAQLYFDLPTIFVGVISIGVLGLLMDRALLVAERRLTVWQERR; encoded by the coding sequence GTGTCTGAGTCCGTCCTGGTGCAGGGTGCCGCGTCCGGCGGCGGCCTGCCGGACCCGCTGCCCACCGGCCCGCCACCGGTGTCCCGGCGCGGGCGCACGACGTCGCGGTGGCGGGGCCTCGCGCTCAACCTGCTGTCCGCGGTGCTGGGCATCGGCATCTGGTGGGGGTTCGCCGCGAGCGGCTACAACCTGCCGACACCGCCCGAGGTGGCCTCCCGGTTCGTCGACCTCATCAGGGCCGGCACCCTGCAGGAGGACGTGTTCGCCAGCCTGCGCCGGGTGCTGATCGGCTTCGCCCTCGGCGTCGCCGCCGCGGTGCCGGTCGGCTTCCTGATGGGCTGGTACCCGATCGCCCGGGGCCTCCTCGAGCCGTGGGTCCAGTTCTTCCGGACGATCCCGCCGCTGGCGCTGATCCCGCTGACCATCGTGCTGATGGGCATCGACGAGACCCCGAAGATCTTCGTGATCTTCCTGGCCGCCTTCCTCGCCTGCGTGATCGCGACGTTCCAGGGCGTGGTCAGCGTCGACCGGACCCTGATCAACGCCGCGCGGGTGCTCGGCGCCGGCGACCTGACGATCTTCCGACGGGTCGTCGTGCCGGCCTCGATGCCCTTCATCCTGGTCGGGATGCGCGTCGGGCTCGGCTCGTCGTGGGCCACCCTGGTGGCCGCCGAGATCATCGGCGCCCAGGAGGGCCTCGGCCACCGGATGCAGAACGCCCAGCTCTACTTCGACCTCCCGACGATCTTCGTCGGCGTCATCTCGATCGGCGTCCTGGGCCTGCTCATGGACCGCGCCCTGCTGGTCGCCGAACGTCGCCTCACCGTCTGGCAGGAGCGCCGATGA